The DNA region AAGCCTTCGCCGTCTCCAAGGCCGACCACCAGCGGGCATTCCATGCGCGCGCCGATGATTTTATCCGGCTCATCCTTTGATATGACCACAATGGCATAAGAGCCTTTAACCTGTTTCAAGACCTCTCTTACAGAATCCTCAAACCCTTTGCCTGCCTTCATCTGGCGGGATATGAGATGCGCGAGTATCTCAGTGTCCGTCTCGGACTTGAAAACTGCGCCCTGTTTTTTAAGCTCCTCTTTTAAGGCGAGATAATTTTCTATGATACCGTTGTGCACAACCGCAACGCCTGCCTCCACATGAGGATGGGCATTCTCCTCGGACGGCCTTCCGTGTGTAGCCCAGC from Nitrospirota bacterium includes:
- a CDS encoding glutamine--fructose-6-phosphate aminotransferase, whose translation is MCGIVGYIGNKDASEVLLDGLRRLEYRGYDSAGVAIIDTGKKIEVRRSVGKLINLEKKIHGHPVKGHIGIGHTRWATHGRPSEENAHPHVEAGVAVVHNGIIENYLALKEELKKQGAVFKSETDTEILAHLISRQMKAGKGFEDSVREVLKQVKGSYAIVVISKDEPDKIIGARMECPLVVGLGDGEG